The sequence CGATTTAATCACACCCGCCGGAATACCCGCTCCAAGGTCGCCTTTTCCCCACATCGCGAGGAAATCTATCCCCACTTCCGCAGGGAACCAGTTGATTATCACTCCCAGTACGACTCCGCAGATACCGCCGAGAAATCCGATGATCGCGCCTTCTATCACGAAGAGCCTCATTACCTCGGCGTCGGTCATCCCCATCGCCTTCAACGTGCCGATCTCGCGCTGTTTCTCATAGACGGACATCAGCATCGTATTGATAATTCCCACAAGCGCGATGATAATTATGAAGAGGATTATCACCCCGTCGAACTTCCGCTCCATCTCCATCATCTGGATAGTCTGCTGCGCGGCTTCCTTCCAATTCTCCACTTTCAGATCAGGAAACGCCTCTTTCAGTTCGGCGGCATATTCCGCGGACTTATTGACGTCGCCGGTTTTTACGCCTATCTCCGTCACCCCGTTTACGCCGTATAACGATAACGTTTCGCCCAAGTCGAGAAATACCGAGCCGTTATTCACCGCAGGATCCGAGGTATTTAAAAGTCCCGTAATTTGCTTCTCGATAGATACATAGGCGCCCTGCTGCTTCCGAAGCGATATATAGCAGTAGTCGCCGACCTTGAGTCCCAGATCGCCGGCAAGTGTTTTCCCGATCAGTATTCCGTCTTTATTATACGTCCCATCGACCAGATAGTTCGTAAGATTATAGACCTTCGGGTCCCGCTCGAAGTCGATACCCACAACCACGACCGCGAGTGCGTCCCTCATATTATCCAGTTCGCCGAGGAATTGCACGCGCGCCGTCGCTCCGGTCACATACGGCTTCGCGGAAATCTTATCCAGCGCCGTTTCATAGTTATCGATCAGATTTGACAAGACATACGGTTTTTCGTCCGAGAAATTTTTATCATGTATCTTGACATGCCCTGTCTGGAAATTGATCAGGTTATCGAACGACGAATTTTCAAACCCGGTGATAAAGCTTTCGAGAAATATATAAAGAGAGATACCGAACCCGAGCACCAGAAACGTCAGCACTGTCCGCCGGGTCGCGCGCCTGATATTTGCTATCGCCAGTTTCATTAAATACTTCATACTCGACTCCCAGGGGCTTATTGTACGATCTTTCCATCCCGGAGCATTACCAGACGTTTCGCATGCTCCATAATCAGTTTATCGTGCGTCGAGAAGACGAAGGTGACCCCGTCCTCCTGGTTCATTTCCTTCATTATATCCACAATCCCCTCGCCCGTCTTGGAATCGAGGTTCGCGGTAGGCTCGTCGGCAAGAATCATTTTAGGCTTCTTGATAATCGCGCGCGCGATAGAGACACGCTGCTGCTGTCCGCCGGAAAGTTCCGCGGGCATACGATTTTCCAGCCCCTCGAGGCCGACCCGTTTCAGCGTACCCAGCACCATATCCTTGATCTCCGCGTCGCTGTACTTCTTGAGGAGCTTCAACGGAAGCTCGACATTCTCGAACACGGTCAGCACGGGAATCAGGTTGTATGTCTGGAATATGAAGCCGAAGTAATCGCGTCTCAGGTGCGCCAGTTCGTCGGGCTTCTTCCCGAGCAGGTCGATCCCGTCGAGCACCACCGCGCCGCTGTCCGCGCTGTCGATACACCCGATG is a genomic window of Brevinematales bacterium containing:
- a CDS encoding ABC transporter ATP-binding protein, whose amino-acid sequence is MMLLEIKNINKIYHSGKVDFQALYDINLSIDKSEFVALAGPSGSGKTTLLNIIGCIDSADSGAVVLDGIDLLGKKPDELAHLRRDYFGFIFQTYNLIPVLTVFENVELPLKLLKKYSDAEIKDMVLGTLKRVGLEGLENRMPAELSGGQQQRVSIARAIIKKPKMILADEPTANLDSKTGEGIVDIMKEMNQEDGVTFVFSTHDKLIMEHAKRLVMLRDGKIVQ
- a CDS encoding ABC transporter permease — encoded protein: MKYLMKLAIANIRRATRRTVLTFLVLGFGISLYIFLESFITGFENSSFDNLINFQTGHVKIHDKNFSDEKPYVLSNLIDNYETALDKISAKPYVTGATARVQFLGELDNMRDALAVVVVGIDFERDPKVYNLTNYLVDGTYNKDGILIGKTLAGDLGLKVGDYCYISLRKQQGAYVSIEKQITGLLNTSDPAVNNGSVFLDLGETLSLYGVNGVTEIGVKTGDVNKSAEYAAELKEAFPDLKVENWKEAAQQTIQMMEMERKFDGVIILFIIIIALVGIINTMLMSVYEKQREIGTLKAMGMTDAEVMRLFVIEGAIIGFLGGICGVVLGVIINWFPAEVGIDFLAMWGKGDLGAGIPAGVIKSEWMISPYLWGMALGIVSSMAASYYPAKKTSRMQPMECLRVRQ